GGAATTCCAGCAACCGACGATTTCAATCGCGGTGACAATGAAGGCGTATCCTATTTCAAGGTCAACCAGAAGCGCGGAATTCGCTGGAATACGGCCAAAGCCTTTCTGCGCCCAGCCCTTGATCGCCCCAACCTGCGCGTTGAAACCGGCGCCCATGTTCGCCGCATCGAGATCGAAGAGCTGCGGGCAACCGGCGTCACTTTCGATCAGAATGGGACAACCCGAACCGTCAAAGCAAAACGCGAGATTATTCTGGCAGCAGGTGCCGTCGGCTCGCCGCAGATATTGGAGCTTTCAGGCGTAGGGCGTGGCGATGTGCTGCAACAGGCAGGCGTTGCGCCTAAACTCGAACGCAGACAGTTGGGCGAAAACCTGCAGGATCATCTGCAACTGCGTTGCGCTTATAAAGTAACCGGCATTCCAACGCTCAATGAAAAGGCGAGCAAACTCTTCGGTAAAGCCATGATCGGCCTTGAATATTTCCTGCGTCGTTCAGGCCCCATGTCGATGGCACCCAGCCAGCTCGGTGTTTTCACTCGCTCGGACCCATCCTATGAAACAGCGAATCTGCAATATCATGTGCAGCCACTGAGCCTTGAGAAATTCGGTGAAGCCGTCCACCCCTTCCCGGCCTTTACCGCATCCGTCTGTAATCTGCGCCCCGACAGCCGTGGTTCGATCCACATCAAGTCCCCCGATCACCGGACCCAACCGGCCATCCAGCCGAACTATCTTTCCGCAGAAAGCGACCGCCGTGTTGCAGCCGATTCCATCCGCCTCACCCGTCATATCGTGGCGCAGGCGCCTTTGCAGAAATATCACCCGGAAGAATTCAAGCCCGGACCAATCTATGAAACGCAGGAGCAGCTGGAAAAAGCAGCGGGCGATATCGGCACCACGATTTTCCATCCGGTCGGCACCTGCCGAATGGGTGTAGATGCTGAAGCGATTGTCGATCCGCGTCTGCGACTTAACGGCATTCAGCGACTGCGCGTGGCCGATGCCTCGGTCATGCCAGGAATCACTTCCGGCAACACGAACTCACCCACGTTGATGATTGCCGAGAAGGCCGCCCAGATGATTATTTCGGATAATTATTAGAACCAGATTCCGGTCAGCCCCGTGAGCGGAAATGGCAATCCGCTCACGGGCCTGTGAACGCAATTTCACAATCGTTGAATCTCGTGAAGCTGAAATAATTTTCCTTGTTTATTGCCGTGCAAACGGGAATTATCGGCATCAAGGTGGGCAGGGGGAGAAAGATCATCTAACATGATCACTTTCCGGGACCGGCTCTCCAAAAAACTTTAGACAAGGAAAATAAGAATGTCGTCAGTCCTTTCCCGCTATTCGCTGACCCGCCGCGCGGGTCTGAAAGCTGCCCTCTTCACCGCTGCAGCTCTCACAGTTGGTTTTGCGAGCGCGCCAAGCCACGCAGAAGACAAGACCATCAAGGTCGGCATCATGGGCGGCGAAGACGAAGACGTCTGGAAAGTCGTTGCCGAAGAAGGCAAGAAGCACGGCCTCAACATCGAGCGCGTGACCTTCAACGATTACAACCAGCCAAATGAAGCGCTGGAACGCAAGGAAATCGACGCGAACGCTTTCCAGCACAAGCCTTACCTTGACGAACAGATCAAGCAGCACGGCTACAAGATTGGCGTTGCAGGTTACACCGCTGTCTGGCCAATCGGCATCTATTCGCGCAAGATCAAGAGCCTTGATGAACTGAAAGAAGGCGCAGTTGTCGGTGTGCCGAACGACCCATCGAATGAAGGTCGTGCGCTCCGCGTTCTCGAAGCAAGCGGCCTCATCAAGCTGAAGCCGGAAGCAGGCATCCTCGCAACGCCAATCGATGTGATTGAAAATCCAAAGAAGATCGAAATCAAGGAACTCGACGCCGGTGTCGTCGGTCGCTCGATTGATGATCTCGATGTCGCAATCGTGAACAACGACTGGGCAGCTAAAGCTGGCCTGAAGAAGGAAGAAGCGATCGGTTGGGAATCCAAGGAAAACAACCCATACAACAACTTCATCGCGGTCCGCACCGAAGATGAAAATGCTGAATGGGTAAAGAACCTTGTTGCCTCCTTCCAGAACGACGCCGTCAAGGCCGAGCTGGACCGCGTTTACAAGGGCACAGGCATTCCGGCCTGGAACTAATTGCTATGAGTGACTGAAAGACCGCGCCGGAAAAAGCTTTTCCGGCGCGGCTTTTATTGACGTAAGCGAAAAAATTGCCCAAAAGCATCGGCGGTGAGCATTAGCTCCATGGCTTAGCCAGGCCTCATCTTTCCTTGAAGCCTTATCCGATTGCAGTTTGCCGCTGTTTTACAGCGGTGCATCTAACTATAGAAGAAACGACCGTGACCATTGAACAGCCACCTGCCGCATTAGCGCCCATCGTCGAAATGAAAGACGTGCGCCGAATGTTCGGCGAAACGGCTGCGATCAGCGGTGTCTCTCTTTCCGTCGCACGCGGCGAAATTCTCGGCATCATCGGTCGCAGCGGCGCGGGTAAATCCACGCTGATCCGTTGCGTCAATGGCCTTGAGAAGCCCGACAGCGGTTCAATCCTGATTGAAGGTCGTGAGATCACCGGCCTTGGTGAAGACGCGCTTCGCCCTGTGCGCCGCCGCATCGGCATGGTGTTTCAGCACTTCAATCTCATGTCGGCCAAAACCGTGGCGCAGAACGTAGCTTTACCGCTCAAGATTGCGGGTATGCCAAAAGCTCAGCGCATCAAGCGCGTGGCAGAACTGCTGGATCTCGTCGGTCTCTCCGACAAGGCAAAGCAATATCCGGCACAGCTTTCCGGTGGCCAGAAGCAGCGCGTCGGCATTGCGCGCGCACTTGCTGCCGAACCCGCTGTTCTGCTTTCTGACGAAGCCACCTCAGCGCTCGATCCGGAGACAACGCAGTCGATTCTGGCTCTGCTCAAAGATATCAACACCAAGCTTGGCCTGACCATCCTGCTCATTACCCATGAGATGGAAGTTATCCGCCGCATCGCCGACCGGGTGATCGTGCTGGATCACGGCGCAATCGCCGAAGTAGGTCCGGTCTGGAAAGTCTTCGCCAATCCGCAGTCGCCCATCACGCAAAGCATGTTGCAAGTGCTGGAGCCGGAACTGCCTGCCGTATGGCGCGAGCGCCTCAACAAGACCGGCGATCTTGCCATTCTCAAGGTCAAGCTTTCAGGAACCGCCGCCAAGGGCGCATTCTTCAGCGAAGCGACACTTGCGACCGGCATTGCGCTTCAACTGATCCATGGCGGTATGGATACCATTCAAGGCGAGCCGGTTGGAACCATGTTCATTGGCCTGCCCACGCAGGACAAGGCAAAACTAGACGCCGCACTCGCCTATATCAACACCCATGCAGACGCCACGGAGGTTCTCGGCTATGTCTCAGGCAATGCTTGATCTTCTCTGGCGCTCCTTCTGGGAGACCATGATCATGACCGGCTTTTCGAGCCTGATTTCGCTCGTCGTCGGTCTGCCGCTGGCACTCATCATGATTCTGACCGAACGTGGTGGCCTTGCGCAAAACCTGACAATCAACGCCATTCTCGGTGCCA
The Ochrobactrum sp. BTU1 DNA segment above includes these coding regions:
- a CDS encoding MetQ/NlpA family ABC transporter substrate-binding protein, producing MSSVLSRYSLTRRAGLKAALFTAAALTVGFASAPSHAEDKTIKVGIMGGEDEDVWKVVAEEGKKHGLNIERVTFNDYNQPNEALERKEIDANAFQHKPYLDEQIKQHGYKIGVAGYTAVWPIGIYSRKIKSLDELKEGAVVGVPNDPSNEGRALRVLEASGLIKLKPEAGILATPIDVIENPKKIEIKELDAGVVGRSIDDLDVAIVNNDWAAKAGLKKEEAIGWESKENNPYNNFIAVRTEDENAEWVKNLVASFQNDAVKAELDRVYKGTGIPAWN
- a CDS encoding methionine ABC transporter ATP-binding protein; this translates as MTIEQPPAALAPIVEMKDVRRMFGETAAISGVSLSVARGEILGIIGRSGAGKSTLIRCVNGLEKPDSGSILIEGREITGLGEDALRPVRRRIGMVFQHFNLMSAKTVAQNVALPLKIAGMPKAQRIKRVAELLDLVGLSDKAKQYPAQLSGGQKQRVGIARALAAEPAVLLSDEATSALDPETTQSILALLKDINTKLGLTILLITHEMEVIRRIADRVIVLDHGAIAEVGPVWKVFANPQSPITQSMLQVLEPELPAVWRERLNKTGDLAILKVKLSGTAAKGAFFSEATLATGIALQLIHGGMDTIQGEPVGTMFIGLPTQDKAKLDAALAYINTHADATEVLGYVSGNA
- a CDS encoding GMC family oxidoreductase N-terminal domain-containing protein codes for the protein MTDTYDYIVVGAGTAGCALANRLSADKNRSVLLLEAGGKDNYAWIHIPVGYLYCIGNPRTDWCFTTEAEAGLNGRSLGYPRGKVLGGCSSINGMIYMRGQARDYDLWRQAGCDGWGWDDVLPFFKKSEDNFAGADDLHGAGGEWRVENARLHWDILDAFRDAAVAAGIPATDDFNRGDNEGVSYFKVNQKRGIRWNTAKAFLRPALDRPNLRVETGAHVRRIEIEELRATGVTFDQNGTTRTVKAKREIILAAGAVGSPQILELSGVGRGDVLQQAGVAPKLERRQLGENLQDHLQLRCAYKVTGIPTLNEKASKLFGKAMIGLEYFLRRSGPMSMAPSQLGVFTRSDPSYETANLQYHVQPLSLEKFGEAVHPFPAFTASVCNLRPDSRGSIHIKSPDHRTQPAIQPNYLSAESDRRVAADSIRLTRHIVAQAPLQKYHPEEFKPGPIYETQEQLEKAAGDIGTTIFHPVGTCRMGVDAEAIVDPRLRLNGIQRLRVADASVMPGITSGNTNSPTLMIAEKAAQMIISDNY